The Geobacter sp. AOG2 genome includes a window with the following:
- the sppA gene encoding signal peptide peptidase SppA encodes MMKKIVLIFLAAVFAFGVLFTVSMLIAKTIMGSSETKLTDEEGVGLVEVRGMILDSKDTIRQLRYFLKKESVKAVVLRVDSPGGVVAPSQEIYEEVKRFAAKKKIIVSMGSLAASGGYYISAPATLIYANPGTITASIGVILKLSNIEALMDKIGIKSYTLKTGRFKDSGSPLRKLSAEDRAMLQAVIDNTHEQFVRAVAAGRKLPVEEVRKIADGRVLSGEQAKAMKLVDRLGTLQDAVEEAGRLAGIKDEPEVILPPTRKIDYWDLLVDGMEGRFSGALRNAAGGMRLMYEAE; translated from the coding sequence ATGATGAAAAAAATTGTTTTGATCTTCCTTGCCGCCGTTTTTGCCTTTGGGGTGCTCTTTACCGTTTCGATGTTGATTGCCAAAACGATTATGGGATCGAGTGAGACAAAACTGACGGATGAGGAAGGTGTCGGTTTGGTAGAGGTGCGAGGGATGATCCTCGACTCCAAGGATACAATCCGCCAACTGCGCTATTTCCTCAAGAAGGAAAGCGTCAAAGCCGTGGTATTGCGGGTTGATTCACCCGGCGGCGTGGTGGCACCGTCCCAGGAAATCTACGAAGAAGTTAAAAGGTTTGCCGCCAAAAAGAAGATCATCGTTTCCATGGGCAGCCTGGCTGCTTCGGGAGGTTATTATATCTCGGCCCCGGCCACGTTGATCTACGCCAACCCCGGCACTATTACCGCCAGTATCGGCGTGATCCTCAAGCTTTCCAATATCGAAGCGTTGATGGACAAAATCGGCATCAAGTCCTACACCCTCAAAACCGGGAGGTTCAAGGATTCTGGTTCACCGCTACGGAAACTTTCGGCGGAGGACCGAGCCATGCTGCAGGCGGTCATCGACAATACCCACGAGCAATTTGTCCGCGCAGTCGCCGCCGGACGAAAATTGCCGGTCGAGGAGGTTCGCAAGATTGCCGACGGTCGTGTCCTCTCCGGTGAACAGGCCAAGGCGATGAAGTTGGTGGACCGGCTGGGGACGCTTCAGGACGCCGTCGAAGAGGCCGGCCGTCTGGCTGGTATCAAGGACGAACCGGAGGTCATCCTGCCTCCTACGAGGAAGATCGACTACTGGGATCTGCTGGTTGACGGCATGGAAGGTAGATTCAGCGGCGCCCTAAGGAACGCTGCAGGGGGAATGCGGCTGATGTACGAGGCGGAGTAG
- a CDS encoding metallophosphoesterase, with protein MKILVVSDTHGNFSPALQAHSLTEPVDAVIHLGDGVEDANLLRSLMDLNVIAVCGNCDHDATVPREILWECEGKRVFLVHGDAYGVKGGLERLEQRAGEVRADIVLFGHSHRATCITASGILFLNPGTLTRTSTNKTFATLEISEDSIKARLHDIP; from the coding sequence ATGAAGATTCTGGTGGTGTCCGATACCCACGGCAATTTCAGCCCTGCGCTGCAGGCCCATAGTCTAACGGAGCCCGTGGACGCCGTCATCCATCTTGGTGACGGCGTCGAGGATGCCAACCTGTTGCGTAGCCTGATGGATCTGAACGTCATTGCCGTGTGCGGCAATTGTGACCACGACGCCACGGTGCCGAGAGAGATACTGTGGGAATGTGAAGGCAAGCGGGTCTTCTTGGTACATGGGGACGCTTACGGCGTCAAGGGCGGATTGGAGAGATTGGAACAACGGGCGGGTGAGGTGCGGGCCGATATCGTATTGTTCGGCCATAGTCACCGCGCCACCTGTATAACCGCATCAGGCATCCTGTTCCTCAATCCGGGCACGCTGACACGAACATCGACCAACAAAACCTTCGCTACCCTCGAAATTTCGGAAGATAGTATTAAGGCCCGTCTGCACGACATACCATGA
- the pssA gene encoding CDP-diacylglycerol--serine O-phosphatidyltransferase has protein sequence MNSELNDKKVEKTESIKKGIYILPNLFTTGSMFAGFYSMVASLNGNFEVAALWIFASAVFDGLDGKVARLTGTTSKFGVEYDSLADLVSFGVTPGLMMYAWALKPFGRLGWLAAFLFVVCGALRLARFNVQVNTVESKRFVGLPIPAAASTVAATVLLFHHFGWPSSYKRLAIIVLIYLLAFLMVSSFRYYSFKDPALIKRQPFGFLLLAVVVLIVVAAEPAVMTFAIMLSYVLSGPVGFIVGWPRRRRLEKAVHKGHGAAAGR, from the coding sequence ATGAATTCCGAACTGAATGACAAGAAGGTCGAAAAGACCGAAAGTATCAAAAAAGGGATTTATATACTTCCCAACCTGTTTACGACCGGAAGCATGTTTGCTGGCTTCTACAGTATGGTGGCGAGCCTCAACGGCAATTTCGAAGTTGCTGCCCTGTGGATCTTCGCCTCTGCTGTTTTCGACGGCCTGGACGGCAAGGTCGCCCGACTCACCGGGACTACCAGCAAGTTCGGCGTTGAGTATGACTCCCTAGCGGATCTGGTGTCGTTCGGGGTAACGCCTGGCCTGATGATGTACGCCTGGGCTTTGAAGCCGTTCGGGCGGCTTGGCTGGTTGGCAGCGTTCCTGTTTGTGGTCTGCGGTGCGTTGCGCTTGGCGCGTTTCAATGTTCAGGTCAATACGGTAGAGAGCAAGCGTTTCGTGGGGTTGCCCATTCCGGCGGCAGCCAGCACGGTGGCCGCCACCGTCCTTTTGTTCCATCATTTCGGGTGGCCAAGCTCGTATAAACGGCTGGCAATCATTGTCTTGATCTATCTCCTTGCCTTCTTGATGGTTTCGAGTTTCCGTTACTACTCATTCAAGGATCCGGCTCTGATCAAACGCCAGCCCTTCGGTTTTCTGCTTTTGGCCGTGGTAGTGCTGATCGTTGTGGCCGCCGAGCCGGCGGTAATGACCTTTGCCATCATGCTTAGTTATGTCTTATCCGGGCCGGTGGGCTTTATTGTCGGCTGGCCGCGCCGACGCCGCTTGGAAAAAGCGGTGCACAAGGGACACGGAGCGGCGGCTGGTCGCTAG
- a CDS encoding phosphatidylserine decarboxylase family protein, whose translation MNNSTPFAREGYPFIFSSAGLTLLLVLAAWKLCSLVLAVPVVLSCVLTLFILYFFRNPERTPPGDERTVVAPADGVVIVAERVPDTPLGTPAIKISIFMSVFNVHVNRVPFDGRVVDSFYHRGRFFDARDGRASFENERSGLILETGGGVRLAFVQIAGLIARRIVCYARTGDLLKRGDRYGLIRFGSRVDVYLPVDVKPLVKVGDATVAGETVLGRLG comes from the coding sequence ATGAATAACTCGACCCCTTTTGCCAGAGAAGGCTATCCCTTCATCTTTTCTTCCGCCGGATTGACGCTTCTGCTGGTTTTGGCAGCCTGGAAACTCTGTTCCCTCGTGCTGGCTGTTCCCGTTGTGCTATCCTGCGTGTTGACTCTGTTTATTCTCTACTTCTTTCGCAATCCCGAGCGCACCCCACCCGGCGACGAGCGGACAGTGGTGGCTCCGGCTGATGGGGTGGTGATCGTGGCGGAGCGTGTCCCCGATACACCGCTTGGAACTCCTGCTATCAAGATCAGCATCTTCATGTCGGTTTTCAATGTACATGTCAACCGCGTTCCTTTTGACGGTAGGGTTGTTGACTCATTTTATCACCGCGGCAGGTTCTTTGATGCCCGTGACGGCCGGGCCTCCTTTGAAAACGAACGAAGCGGCCTGATCCTTGAGACCGGCGGCGGCGTAAGGTTGGCCTTTGTGCAGATTGCCGGACTGATCGCGCGGCGGATTGTTTGTTACGCCAGAACCGGGGATTTGCTGAAAAGGGGAGATCGCTATGGACTGATCCGTTTCGGATCACGGGTGGATGTGTATCTGCCCGTTGACGTGAAGCCGCTGGTAAAGGTTGGAGATGCGACCGTGGCGGGCGAAACCGTGTTGGGACGTCTCGGCTAG
- the ilvC gene encoding ketol-acid reductoisomerase, whose translation MKVYYDKDCNVALLKKKKVAIIGYGSQGHAHAQNLKDSGIDVLVALKKDSASVKKAKDAGFKVVTVTEAAKTADVLMILLPDEIQGDIYREEIAPYLKKGASIAFGHGFNIHFGQIVPREDINVFMVAPKGPGHLVRHEYTKGGGVPCLIALHQDPSKKTKDLALAYASAVGGGRSGIIETSFKEETETDLFGEQAVLCGGIAALIQAGFETLVEAGYAPEMAYFECLHETKLIVDLIYEGGIANMRYSVSNTAEYGDLTRGPRVITGETKKEMKKILDEIQTGEFCKEWMLENKVNKATFNALRRRGSDHQIEQVGAKLRALMPWIGKNKIVDKTKN comes from the coding sequence ATGAAGGTCTATTACGACAAAGATTGTAACGTTGCACTCCTGAAAAAGAAAAAAGTCGCCATTATCGGCTATGGTTCTCAAGGGCATGCTCATGCCCAGAACCTTAAAGATTCGGGTATTGACGTACTCGTTGCTCTGAAAAAGGATTCAGCTTCCGTGAAGAAGGCCAAGGATGCCGGGTTTAAGGTTGTTACGGTTACCGAAGCCGCCAAGACGGCCGATGTTCTGATGATCCTGCTTCCCGACGAGATTCAGGGCGACATCTATCGCGAAGAAATCGCGCCCTATTTGAAAAAAGGCGCCTCCATCGCCTTTGGCCACGGTTTCAACATCCATTTCGGCCAGATCGTCCCCCGCGAAGACATCAACGTCTTTATGGTGGCCCCTAAGGGACCGGGGCATTTGGTGCGCCACGAGTACACAAAAGGAGGCGGTGTGCCCTGCCTGATTGCACTGCACCAAGACCCCTCCAAGAAAACCAAGGACCTGGCGCTGGCCTATGCTTCGGCAGTTGGCGGCGGCCGCTCGGGCATCATTGAAACCTCATTTAAAGAGGAAACCGAAACCGATCTGTTCGGCGAGCAGGCCGTGCTGTGCGGTGGTATTGCCGCTTTGATCCAGGCCGGATTCGAGACATTGGTGGAAGCCGGTTACGCTCCGGAAATGGCATATTTTGAATGCCTGCACGAAACCAAGCTGATCGTTGACCTGATCTATGAGGGCGGCATCGCTAATATGCGCTACTCAGTCTCCAACACTGCCGAATATGGCGACCTGACTCGTGGACCGCGTGTCATCACCGGCGAGACCAAAAAAGAGATGAAGAAAATCCTCGACGAGATCCAGACCGGCGAATTCTGCAAGGAATGGATGTTGGAGAACAAGGTTAACAAAGCGACCTTTAATGCCCTGCGCCGTCGCGGTTCCGACCACCAGATCGAACAGGTGGGGGCCAAACTTCGCGCCCTGATGCCTTGGATCGGCAAGAACAAGATAGTTGACAAGACCAAAAACTAG
- a CDS encoding response regulator has product MALSLRTTDGEKGTLLDKRTILVVDDEVMVRQMLQECLEDYGFNVLTATDGLEACGLFTKEFARIDLLVSDVLMPKMNGFYAYQMMCRIKPGLKAILVSGYPNGLETVSDGSVNAPEFMSKPISPKELLVKIHGMLDDV; this is encoded by the coding sequence ATGGCACTGTCACTTCGGACCACAGATGGAGAGAAAGGTACCCTGCTGGATAAAAGAACTATTCTGGTAGTTGATGACGAGGTTATGGTCCGGCAGATGTTGCAGGAGTGCCTTGAGGATTATGGTTTTAATGTGCTTACCGCTACGGACGGTTTGGAAGCATGCGGACTGTTTACGAAGGAATTCGCACGGATTGATCTGTTGGTGAGTGATGTGCTCATGCCGAAGATGAACGGCTTTTATGCCTATCAAATGATGTGCAGAATTAAGCCCGGATTGAAGGCTATCTTGGTGAGCGGCTACCCCAATGGTCTCGAGACGGTCAGCGATGGGAGTGTAAACGCCCCGGAATTCATGTCCAAACCGATCAGCCCGAAGGAACTACTCGTGAAGATACACGGCATGCTGGATGATGTTTGA
- a CDS encoding amino acid ABC transporter ATP-binding protein: MNTVREPLIRLTGITKRFKNLTAVDRVDLDVFPGEKLVIIGPSGSGKSTLLRSINLLEEIDEGVIRFQGREVGYITHHGRRHLERPQAVCALRTEIGMVFQHFYLFPHMTVVGNVMEGPLTVRKMPFTEARQVALDMLTKVGLSDKQDVFPATLSGGQKQRVAIARALAMRPKLMLFDEPTSALDPELVGEVFDTIHTLADEGMTMIIVTHHMGFARELADRVIFMESGRFLAQGNPQEFFSVGQENERIRSFLNRLL, encoded by the coding sequence ATGAACACCGTTAGGGAGCCGTTGATCAGACTTACGGGAATAACCAAGCGTTTCAAAAACCTGACGGCGGTAGACCGGGTCGATCTGGATGTTTTTCCAGGTGAGAAGTTGGTCATCATCGGGCCGTCGGGGTCTGGCAAGTCCACGCTGTTGCGTTCCATCAACCTGCTGGAAGAGATCGATGAGGGGGTTATTCGCTTCCAGGGACGTGAGGTGGGGTACATCACCCACCATGGGCGCCGCCATCTGGAACGCCCTCAGGCGGTGTGCGCTCTGCGGACCGAGATTGGCATGGTGTTTCAGCATTTTTACTTGTTTCCTCACATGACCGTCGTGGGTAATGTCATGGAGGGACCGCTGACCGTCCGCAAGATGCCGTTCACGGAGGCCCGCCAGGTAGCTCTCGACATGCTAACCAAGGTGGGGTTGTCCGATAAGCAGGACGTGTTCCCCGCAACTCTGTCCGGGGGCCAGAAGCAGCGTGTGGCCATTGCCCGTGCCTTGGCCATGCGTCCCAAGTTGATGCTGTTCGACGAGCCGACCTCGGCTCTGGACCCGGAACTGGTGGGGGAGGTTTTCGACACCATCCATACCTTGGCCGACGAAGGTATGACCATGATCATCGTTACCCACCACATGGGGTTTGCCCGGGAATTGGCCGACCGGGTCATTTTTATGGAATCGGGCCGTTTTCTGGCGCAGGGTAACCCCCAGGAGTTTTTCAGCGTTGGTCAGGAGAACGAACGCATCCGCAGTTTTCTCAACAGGCTTCTGTAA
- a CDS encoding ABC transporter permease subunit (The N-terminal region of this protein, as described by TIGR01726, is a three transmembrane segment that identifies a subfamily of ABC transporter permease subunits, which specificities that include histidine, arginine, glutamine, glutamate, L-cystine (sic), the opines (in Agrobacterium) octopine and nopaline, etc.), with protein MTRFNIHFGRAAAALLFLWVLAGPCLALDNDTLSRQAGELMAQGDLPGAIELLRQIPAPAKGADAGAFVASRMQMARIYASSNEADKALAASREVLALYPDNSEAKNMVAAIGKQQQPRWLSVLEDCRKFLPALLKGATMTLLLVLCTMLVSPLGGLLIALGRISTFRPLSALCWFVIWFFRGTPLLLQLFFIYYGLPAFGVTLPPLTAAVIGLGLNYSAYLGEIIRGAIQSIDHGQMEAAKAIGMTYGQAMRRVIIPQTYKRLMPPVGNEFIALIKDTALVSTIAMVELMRSADQLFNTYFNITALALAAAIYLLLTSIFTFIFEKIEYRAGIYEHR; from the coding sequence ATGACGCGTTTCAACATACATTTCGGCAGGGCCGCTGCGGCCCTGCTTTTTTTGTGGGTCCTGGCCGGTCCTTGCCTGGCGCTGGATAACGACACCCTTTCCCGCCAGGCGGGTGAGTTGATGGCCCAGGGCGATCTGCCGGGAGCCATCGAACTTCTCAGGCAGATCCCGGCTCCGGCCAAGGGGGCTGATGCCGGCGCCTTTGTGGCCAGCCGCATGCAGATGGCCAGGATTTATGCCTCCTCGAACGAGGCCGATAAGGCTCTGGCTGCCAGCCGGGAGGTCTTGGCGCTGTACCCCGACAACAGCGAGGCGAAAAACATGGTTGCCGCCATCGGGAAGCAACAGCAGCCTCGCTGGCTTTCAGTCCTGGAAGATTGCCGCAAATTCCTGCCCGCACTGCTCAAGGGCGCGACCATGACCTTGCTTCTGGTGCTCTGCACCATGCTGGTCTCGCCCTTGGGCGGACTCCTGATCGCTCTGGGACGCATCAGCACCTTTCGGCCCCTGTCCGCCTTGTGCTGGTTCGTGATCTGGTTCTTCCGCGGCACGCCGCTCCTGCTCCAATTGTTCTTCATTTATTACGGCCTGCCGGCCTTCGGCGTGACCCTTCCTCCTCTAACCGCTGCCGTGATCGGCCTCGGCCTTAACTACTCGGCCTACCTGGGAGAGATAATCCGTGGCGCAATTCAGAGTATCGACCACGGCCAGATGGAGGCGGCCAAGGCCATCGGTATGACTTATGGCCAAGCAATGAGGCGCGTCATCATACCTCAGACCTACAAGCGGTTGATGCCTCCCGTCGGCAACGAGTTCATCGCCCTCATAAAGGATACGGCCCTGGTTTCGACCATCGCCATGGTGGAGCTGATGCGTTCGGCCGACCAGCTTTTCAATACCTATTTCAATATCACTGCCCTAGCTCTGGCTGCGGCCATTTATCTCCTTCTGACCAGCATCTTTACATTTATCTTTGAAAAAATCGAATACCGGGCGGGGATCTATGAACACCGTTAG
- a CDS encoding amino acid ABC transporter substrate-binding protein: MKKTLVLCICILLSLVAAYAFAGDGSWEHVKKSGKLVIGLDDAFPPMGYRQADGKLVGFDIDAAEEVGKRLGIKIEWQPTAWEGVIHSLDAKKFDCIWNGMTITPERAKEVAFTKPYIMDGQIAVVNFKDKRFKGLKDLKGVKAGTQKGSSGLEAVKKLPTAPTELKEYEDYPKALLDLEAGRIDVVVVDNVTGRDMIAKRPGKFKILPGMISKEPFGVAFRKGDISLRQKVQQTLDKMVKDGSLAKISRKWFAEDITNPKKF; encoded by the coding sequence ATGAAAAAGACGCTTGTTCTATGTATCTGTATTTTGTTATCCCTTGTGGCTGCCTACGCCTTTGCCGGCGACGGTTCCTGGGAACACGTCAAAAAAAGCGGTAAACTGGTTATCGGTCTGGATGACGCCTTTCCTCCCATGGGGTATCGCCAGGCAGACGGCAAACTGGTCGGTTTCGATATCGACGCGGCAGAAGAGGTGGGCAAGCGTCTCGGCATCAAGATCGAATGGCAGCCCACCGCCTGGGAAGGGGTAATCCATTCCCTGGACGCCAAGAAGTTCGACTGCATCTGGAACGGCATGACCATTACGCCCGAACGGGCCAAGGAAGTAGCCTTCACCAAGCCCTACATCATGGACGGCCAGATAGCAGTAGTCAATTTCAAGGATAAACGTTTCAAGGGGTTGAAAGACCTGAAGGGCGTAAAGGCCGGCACTCAGAAAGGTTCGTCCGGTCTGGAAGCGGTCAAAAAACTCCCCACCGCCCCAACGGAACTGAAGGAATATGAAGATTATCCCAAGGCTCTGCTTGATCTGGAAGCAGGTCGTATTGACGTGGTGGTGGTGGATAACGTCACCGGCCGCGACATGATCGCCAAGCGCCCTGGCAAGTTCAAGATACTTCCCGGCATGATTAGCAAGGAACCCTTTGGAGTGGCCTTCCGCAAAGGTGATATTAGCCTGCGGCAAAAGGTACAGCAAACCTTGGATAAGATGGTAAAGGACGGTTCTTTGGCCAAGATATCCCGGAAATGGTTTGCGGAAGATATCACTAATCCTAAGAAATTCTAA
- the mtaB gene encoding tRNA (N(6)-L-threonylcarbamoyladenosine(37)-C(2))-methylthiotransferase MtaB, producing MKRVAIATLGCKTNQFESAAMSEQFQRAGYRIVAFTEPADIYVVNSCTVTARTDAETRRLIRRARRLNPLARVVATGCYAQVTPGELERMPEVDSVLGNREKREIADLVESGESRVSDIGDEQTAGPLELTSFAEHTRAFLQAQNGCNSFCAYCIVPYARGRSRSVPLDDVLKGVRDLADNGFREVVLTGIHLGAYGLDLTPRLSLAGLVRRIADERLVPRLRIGSVEPNELSDELLGFMAASDAVCPHLHLPLQSGSDAVLHRMGRHYTARFFRDLVARITAALPDAFIGADVIAGFPGETDEEFRETLLLVEETSFSDLHVFPFSRRSGTRAAGMPGQVAVNIIRERGEWLREAANVKKNTFLQRFNERTLPVLGQTWHAETGLIRGLSRNYIQVEYPAPQDMVNREVVVRVECIQEGRVLGRRTETLVEEHLENYILP from the coding sequence ATGAAACGTGTCGCCATAGCAACCCTGGGGTGTAAAACTAATCAGTTCGAATCCGCTGCCATGTCCGAGCAGTTCCAAAGGGCCGGTTATCGCATAGTCGCCTTCACCGAGCCGGCTGACATATACGTGGTCAACTCCTGCACGGTCACGGCCCGCACTGACGCCGAGACCCGCCGCCTGATCCGTCGCGCCCGTCGCCTGAATCCTCTGGCCCGGGTGGTTGCCACCGGTTGTTACGCCCAAGTGACGCCGGGCGAGTTGGAACGCATGCCCGAAGTGGACAGCGTACTGGGTAATCGGGAAAAGCGGGAGATCGCCGACCTGGTGGAGTCAGGTGAAAGTCGCGTCTCGGACATTGGCGACGAACAGACGGCCGGACCGCTGGAGCTTACGAGTTTTGCCGAGCATACCCGTGCCTTTCTCCAGGCTCAGAACGGCTGTAACTCCTTCTGCGCTTACTGCATCGTCCCCTATGCCCGGGGCAGAAGCCGTAGCGTGCCACTGGATGACGTGCTGAAGGGAGTGCGGGATCTGGCCGACAACGGCTTCCGGGAGGTGGTGCTGACCGGTATTCACCTGGGGGCCTATGGGCTTGACCTGACTCCCCGGCTGTCGTTGGCCGGCTTGGTGCGTCGTATTGCAGATGAACGGCTCGTACCACGACTTCGGATCGGTTCGGTGGAGCCTAACGAACTAAGCGACGAACTGCTCGGGTTTATGGCGGCCTCAGATGCCGTCTGCCCCCATTTACACCTTCCTTTGCAGAGCGGTAGTGATGCAGTGCTGCACCGTATGGGGCGACACTATACGGCCCGGTTCTTCCGGGACTTGGTGGCGAGGATCACGGCCGCGCTGCCGGACGCCTTTATCGGCGCTGATGTCATTGCCGGCTTTCCCGGCGAAACAGATGAGGAGTTTCGTGAAACCCTGTTGTTGGTGGAGGAGACCTCGTTCTCCGATTTGCACGTGTTTCCATTTTCCCGGAGGAGTGGTACCAGGGCGGCCGGGATGCCCGGTCAGGTGGCCGTCAATATCATCAGGGAACGGGGAGAATGGCTACGGGAGGCCGCCAACGTGAAAAAGAACACATTCCTGCAACGCTTTAATGAACGCACGTTGCCGGTTCTTGGGCAAACGTGGCATGCGGAGACGGGTCTCATCAGGGGGTTGAGTCGGAACTACATCCAGGTGGAATACCCTGCACCCCAAGATATGGTCAACCGGGAGGTTGTCGTTCGGGTAGAATGCATCCAGGAGGGTCGGGTCCTAGGGCGGAGAACGGAAACATTGGTGGAAGAACATTTGGAAAATTATATCTTGCCTTGA
- a CDS encoding MATE family efflux transporter: MNNDLTTAPIPALIRRLAIPAGTGFFFNTMFNVVDTWYGGRLSTTALAAMSLSFPVFFILLAVGTGVSSGATALIGNAVGRGEEGEARCYVLQALSFGILHAVALTIMGWACSPTIFRFMGAQGEYLSLALGYMNVIFAGATFFLLNFVMNAILNSHGDTTTYRNFLITSFFLNLALDPWFMYGGLGVPAFGLPGVALATVAIQCLGNFYLFRSLARSGVVEHFRLGELRPHWRYYRELFRQGYPAAMNMMTVTLGVFIITWFVAKFGQEAVAAYGIATRIEQIALLPVMGLNISTLALSAQNFGAKRIDRIRRALTISLRYGFMLAIAGTVAALAFTRQLMGFFTEDGAVVAVGVRFLRIEAFVFPAYVLLYICISAMQGVKRPAFALWIGLYRQIAAPFLVFQFLTTILGWGIMGIWWGIFMVTWSAACIVVVYVTRILKALEKDVPTI; encoded by the coding sequence ATGAATAACGATCTGACCACCGCTCCCATACCGGCGCTGATCCGCCGCTTGGCCATCCCAGCCGGGACCGGTTTTTTTTTCAACACCATGTTTAACGTGGTGGACACATGGTACGGTGGACGACTCTCCACCACCGCCTTAGCGGCCATGTCGCTTTCCTTTCCTGTGTTCTTTATTCTGTTGGCCGTCGGCACCGGCGTCTCCAGTGGCGCCACGGCCCTGATTGGTAACGCCGTGGGCAGGGGAGAGGAGGGCGAAGCCCGCTGTTATGTGCTCCAGGCACTCTCTTTTGGCATTTTACACGCAGTGGCCCTTACCATAATGGGCTGGGCATGTTCTCCGACTATCTTTCGTTTCATGGGCGCGCAGGGGGAGTACCTTTCTCTGGCGCTAGGCTACATGAATGTGATCTTCGCCGGGGCAACCTTTTTTCTGCTTAATTTCGTCATGAACGCAATTCTCAACTCCCACGGCGATACCACCACCTACCGCAACTTTTTGATCACCAGTTTTTTCCTCAATCTGGCTCTTGACCCCTGGTTCATGTATGGTGGTCTGGGCGTGCCTGCCTTCGGCCTGCCCGGCGTGGCGCTGGCCACGGTCGCGATCCAGTGCCTGGGCAACTTCTACCTCTTCAGAAGTCTTGCACGTTCCGGTGTTGTAGAGCATTTCCGCCTGGGAGAGTTGCGCCCTCATTGGCGTTACTACCGGGAACTTTTCCGACAGGGATATCCAGCGGCCATGAACATGATGACCGTCACCCTGGGGGTCTTCATCATCACCTGGTTTGTGGCAAAATTTGGCCAGGAGGCGGTGGCGGCCTACGGCATTGCCACCCGTATCGAGCAGATCGCTCTGTTGCCGGTGATGGGACTCAATATCTCCACCCTGGCGCTGAGTGCTCAGAACTTCGGAGCAAAACGCATCGACCGGATTCGTCGGGCACTGACAATCTCCCTGCGTTACGGCTTTATGTTGGCCATCGCTGGCACCGTGGCGGCCTTGGCGTTCACCAGACAATTGATGGGCTTTTTTACCGAAGATGGAGCGGTTGTGGCTGTCGGGGTACGCTTTTTGCGCATCGAAGCCTTTGTTTTTCCGGCTTATGTGCTGCTCTACATCTGCATCTCGGCCATGCAGGGTGTCAAGCGTCCGGCTTTTGCGCTCTGGATCGGGCTGTACCGGCAGATTGCTGCTCCCTTTCTGGTATTCCAGTTTTTGACAACCATCCTGGGATGGGGCATCATGGGAATTTGGTGGGGCATCTTCATGGTGACTTGGTCGGCGGCCTGCATCGTGGTCGTCTATGTCACCCGGATTTTGAAGGCATTGGAAAAGGACGTACCAACCATATGA